The following proteins are co-located in the Anser cygnoides isolate HZ-2024a breed goose chromosome 2, Taihu_goose_T2T_genome, whole genome shotgun sequence genome:
- the VAPA gene encoding vesicle-associated membrane protein-associated protein A: MAAAGAVAKHEQILVLDPPTDLKFKGPFTDVVTTNLKLRNPSDRKVCFKVKTTAPRRYCVRPNSGIIDPGSSVIVSVMLQPFDYDPNEKSKHKFMVQTIYAPPNISDMEAVWKEAKPDELMDSKLRCVFEMPNENDKLNDIDASKPAPVQNASKQDGPMPKPHSVSLNDTETRKLVEECKRLQAEVMKLSEENRHLRDEGLRLRKVAHSDKSGSPTALALRDNGSNSLPSLLVVIAAIFIGFFLGKFIL, translated from the exons gtcccTTTACAGACGTAGTAACTACAAATCTTAAGCTACGAAATCCATCAGATAGGAAAGTATGCTTCAAAGTGAAGACCACAGCGCCTCGTCGATACTGTGTGAGGCCAAACAGTGGAATTATTGACCCAGGATCATCTGTAATTGTTTCAG TAATGCTGCAACCTTTTGACTATGACCCAAACGAGAAGAGTAAACACAAGTTTATGGTACAAACGATCTATGCACCACCAAATATTTCAGATATGGAGGCAGTG TGGAAAGAAGCAAAGCCCGATGAGCTAATGGACTCCAAATTGAGATGTGTGTTTGAAATGCCCAACGAAAATGATAAACTG AATGATATAGATGCAAGCAAACCCGCTCCAGTGCAGAATGCATCTAAGCAGGATGGACCGATGCCAAAACCACATAGTGTTTCACTTAATGATACTGAAACAAGGAAGCTAGTGGAAGAGTGCAAAAGACTTCAGGCAGAGGTTATGAAGCTGTCGGAAGAAAATCGGCACCTGAGA GATGAAGGCTTGAGGCTCAGAAAGGTAGCACACTCGGATAAATCTGGATCACCCACAGCTTTGGCTCTCAGAGATAATGGCTCTAATTCTCTTCCATCACTTCTTGTTGTAATTGCAGCCATTTTCATTGGATTCTTTCTAGGGAAATTCATCTTGTAG